DNA from Heptranchias perlo isolate sHepPer1 unplaced genomic scaffold, sHepPer1.hap1 HAP1_SCAFFOLD_47, whole genome shotgun sequence:
ctgacaaagtgcgacgattacctgctgttccagttgacgaaattctaccgggacagactagaacaggcgattgaagaaggggtggacggagtcagctcgttgttaacgtacgagaggcatttcagtggacaggaacatcgggtaagtgggagggacacagaatgagtttggattatttaaaagtAACAGAAGTGACAGAATAtcacatcttagaatcatagaatgttacaggacagaaacaggccaaatagGGAAGAAGTGCATAAAACTGAATATATTTGAATCTGAACCAATGATAGGAAGAGATGATAATACCCAAATGGATCAGTCAATATCTGCACAGAGAAAGGACAGGGTAACGACAacagcaacatgcatttatacagcgccttttcacagaagcgattatcaaacaaaatttgacaccaaaccacatgaagagatattcggagaggtgatcaaaagcttggtcaaagaggcaggtcttaaaggaaaggagagagaggtagagaggcggagatgtttagggagagaattttcACAGCTTATGGACTCGGCAGTTGAAGGCAaaaccaccaatgatggagcaacgacaatcggggatgcacaagaggccagaattggaggatggcagagatctgaggggtttgtagggctggaggaggttacagagatagggagaggcaacgTCATGGTAGGATTTGTGCAcagcgatgagaattttaaaatcgatcagTTTCAGgatcgagagccaatgtaggtcggcgagcacaggggtgttgggtgaacgggacttggtgtgagttaggctacgggaagcagagttttggatgagctcaagtttacggaggctggaaggtgagaggccggccaggagaccattggaatggtggagtgtggaagtgacaaagggatggtttcggtcttcccaatatttaattggaggaaatttcctccggacgcaactattccgatgctctcctggccggcttcccattctCCGCCTTCTTTAAACTTCAAcacatccaaaacgctgctgcctgtAACCTGTCCCTCGCCCATCCCGCTCACCCCTCACTCCTGTGCTCGTTCACCTATCGCAGTTCTCGAATAACTTCAATTTTCAATTCCCATCCTCCtgtttaaatcacttcatggTGCCGCCCCTCACTAGAATTCTCTCTTGCTCTGACTCTGGCATCTTATGCCTCTCCCCATCGCCCGACCAGCGGTGGCCTAGCATTCTGTAGTTTTTGGACccaggctctggaattcactccctaaacccctccacctctctacctccctcttctGCTGAAAATTTGATTCTTTATCCAGCTTTTGGTTACCCCGAATAATATGCCTTCCTTTGTCTCGGGCCCATTGTATGATTCCACTCCTGTGAATCgctgtgggacatttttctacattaaaggtgctatgttttTGTTGATGAATCAAGATGTTTACAGAATATTTTGCCCATGTTCAGAATGGATCAGTACCCGGCCCAGTGATTACTTTCAGtgctcaatataaactgggagatcccatcacggagcagctcctttccttctcattctcagtctttgtctttcactccactcaatataaactgggagatcccaccacggagcagctcctttctcTTTGGGGATAGAatctaaaaacagggaggtattgctgcagttatataaggtattggtgagaccgcacctggaatactgcatacagctttagtctccatacttaagaaaatacatacttgctcttgaggcagtacaaagaagtttcactcggttaatcccagggatgagggggcggacgtatgaggagaggttgagtagattgggactctactcattggagttccgaaaaatgagaggcgatcttattgaaacatgtaagattgtgaaggggcttgatcgggttgatgcagtaaggatgttcccaaggttgggtgaaactagaactagggggcataatcttagaataaggggctgctctttcaaaactgagatgaggagaaacttgttcactcagagggtagtaggtctgtggaatttgctgccccaggaagctgtggaagctacatcattaaataaatttaaaacagaaatagacagtttcctaaaagtaaagggaattaggggttatggagatcgggcaggaaattggacatgaatttagatttgagtttaggatcagatcagccatgatcttattgaatggtggagcaggctcgaggggccgattggcctactgctgctcctatttcttattctcagtttttgtctttcactccactcctcaatataaactgggagatcccatcagagagcagctcctttccttcattctcaatctttgtctttcactccactcctcaatattttcattattattctttacagaaagtcaCTGAGCTCGCGGtgaagggaaacagggcggacagttccaaacttctcctaaatctggtgatggagaaaggctctcaggcccgaagggtgatgtgggaatcctttctGAAAATGCACAGGTTACCAAAGTTGgtcaaaatactgaaagagatgcagaaacttggtacggtaaaatcacacactgaattcaatttcagattgaaacattgcagaatttactataatattacacagatctgatttcatgaaagctcattgatttatacaggtcctgatccatttgattatatggacatcggacgaggtttatctgaaatacccagtcacctgaaaggtaagtgatgaaatggggatttcaaaccgtttatttcactcctgagaatcagaatgtttgactgtagtTTTTTGTTTAGAGATTGTCAGAATCTGGGAATCAGAAATTCAAAGGGTGGAGGAAAGAGAATAAAAGTTCATTTCGATTTGTCGTTAATCCCGTGAAACCACttgcatctggcaggatcctaatACACTGCAGCGCTTTATATTCGTCTGTGAGATGCCCTGGTATAGCAGGAAAAAAATGCTTTGCGCAGCTTGAAGATAAAAGTCACTACTTGTTTTGAATTATTGGTAAGTTTGTATTACTCCAATTAATCCAACTGCATACattcctggcaggatcctgaaacGCTATGAATCCCctgacacacctggcaggatcctgatacactgtgaatccccatacacacctggtatGATCCTGTTACACTGTGAATtctcatacacacctggcaggatcctgatacagtgtcaattcccatacacacctggcagaatcccgatacactgtgaattctcatacacaccttgcaggatcccgatacactgtgaattctcatacacacctggcaggatcctgatatactgtgaatccccagacacacctggcaggatcctgatacactgtcaatccccacacacacctggcaggatcctgatacactgtgaatccccatacacacctgacaggatccagatacactgtgaattctcatacacacctggcaggatcctgatacactgtgaatccccatgcacacctggcaggatcctgatacactgtgaatccccttacacacctggcaggatcctgatacactgtgaatccccatacacacctggcaggatcctgttaCACTGTGAATtctcatacacacctggcaggatcctgatacactgtgaatccccatgcacacctggcaggatcctgatacactgtgaatccccttacacacctggcaggatcctgatacactgtgaatctccttacacacctggcaggatcctgatatactgtgaaaccccttacacacctggcaggatcctggtacactgtgaatctccttgcacacctggcaggatcctgatatactgtgaaaccccatacacacctggcaggatcatgaTATACTGTCAATCCCCTTACACACctagcaggatcctgatatactgtcaatccccatacacacctggcaggatcctgatacactgtcaatccccatacacacctggcaggatcctgatatactgtcaATCCCCTTACACACctagcaggatcctgatatactgtcaatccccatacacacctggcaggatcctgatacactgtgaatccccatacacacctggcaggatcctgatacactgtgaatccccttaCACACCTCGCAGGattctgatacactgtgaatccccttaCACACCTCGCAGgaacctgatacactgtgaatcctcatacacacctggcaggatcccgatacattgtgaatcctcatacacaccCGGCAAGAACCTTTTGCACTGTGAATCCCACAGTGCAAAAGGTTCTTGCCGggtgtgtatgaggattcacaatgtatcgggatcctgccaggtgtgcactGCACAGATGCTCTAGGCTCAAATTTAATGAGCAGTGCCTTGAGCCAGATGTTATGGGTTACCTGGCACCCCCCTCCCAGAAATCTTCCCACCATCAGCTAGagggaaagaggtggagaaatgcgaaatattaaaatgttatcatttcacagcacagaatgagacgtTAAAGTGTTCGATCTGATCTCAGAAGATGTGCAGATGTTAACACAATAGATCTTTAATCCGTGGAGGGAAAGACAATATTCAGGGTAATTCAGAAGTTATGGGTTAACTTCCGAATGGCAGAGAAAGTGAGAACCTTATTCTgctcaaagaatagtcctttaactcaggggtctttttagacccaatgtAATGACTAATGGAAAGagatttgtaatttcccaaacctTCATTATAGGAAATTCAGACCAAAATGGAACAATGGAGTGTAATTATTGGGTGAACaattgaaatgaactgtgaatgttttctgctccACCAGCACACTGAATGATGTGGGCAGTAATTCTAATTCTAATCGATGATATGACAGGACTGTTATAAAAACACATTTAATGAATGTACGTGAAAAACTGCtgcaaaattgttcacaatttctgaaacacaatataagAGGAGAATGAGTagagacaggaaaaggccatttggcccatataAGCCTGTCCCTAAGAGAGATGAcaccaactccccctcctctcagtgtatcCGTAACACATTCAATTATCCCTTtaccccacttacactgccctTTTAGTGTCCTTCCCATGTTTATCTGGCCCTTTGTGTGAGAAAATTACCCTGACTTCCCTTTTCCGATATTAATTATTGTGTTGTTTGTGAGCCTGTTTCCGGTTTccattcagtatattcaagactgagatcgatagatgtttggacacgaagggaatcagtgGATAAgggaattgggcgggaaagtggatttcaggtagatcagacatgatctgattGACTGCTGGAGCAGGCTTATGGcccactcctcctatttcttatgttcttttgtcctaactaatgttgggaattccattaaaacatttcaattCCGAAGTTTCTTGCCCAAACAAAATACATCAAACACTCTCACCATTCCTTCAACCTAAAGTCCAAATACCTTAATTCATCTTTCTGATTCGCCTCTGTACCTTCAGAATGGcagtaatctttacctgtgatCAGGTGACGATAGAAATGCAtgtaatatcccagataaccccaCCGAGTCCGaaaacaacagcaacttaactcctgtctattcaatctttcactctcccagtgcacacaatatcccagataacctgcccgaggtctgatacaataacagtggaacttctgtccattcacagtctatccctctcccagtgctcacaATAtctcagataacctgcccgaggtctgatacaataacagtggaacttctgtccattcacagtctgtccgtctcccagtgcccacaatatcccagataacctgcccgaggtctgatacaataacagtggaacttctgtccattcacagtctgtccctctcccagtgcccacaatatcacagaaaacctgcccgaggtctgatacaataacagtggaacttctgtccattcttcgcctgtccctctcccagtgcccacaatatcacaGAAAACCTGCCCAAgctctgatacaataacagtggaacttctgtccattcacagtctatccctctcccaatgcacacAATAACATATTTCCCATTTCCGCAAAAGGTTAGCACCTCTGACGGTTTCATAGGATAATCCACTAGCACCTCCAGTTTCGTAGAACCAGAATCACATTTAGATTTGTAATGAGATGTCCATGGTTCAGGCCAGGTCTGATAGTATTAAtcatcagagggaaaatatcactttcacagaaatctccatgtgcaGTCAATATTTGAATCGTGAGGACTTGAAACTTCTCTCAGCCGTTAttcactttcaagcgaggttttcagtaactgagtttaatttcctgctcgcacctctattgaagctgcaaattcaatctcggaacattttactgaatagtaaagtgatattgagaattTGGTTTTATGCCAATACAACTAACATTAAGAatcactttctgtctgttctaattgaagatgttcaacagaaacacaaggaaacactccgggtccaaactgaaacactgaaagtgaacacgatcctaataaaggaaaaggttaagattttccagctggtcactctatacactgagctaacggttatttctactgttcgagatcggacacttgtcGAACATGAACtactggcaagaggccgagaccatgaagagtggagagagaaacatctccggagagaactggaaaaaatccgaactgatcaattgttccagagcagtttttcccagagaaaatccaaatctgggagtacagcagcagtgagcggagtcgcggggattggaaaaacaacaatggtacaaaagattgtttatgactgggccactgggaaaatatacccacaccttcaatttgttttcagttttaaattccgggatttgaacgctattaactgtagaataaacctgaggaatctgatactggatttgtatccttactttgggaatattctgggagagctctggaagaacccagagggattactctttatattcgatggtttagatgaattcaaggacagtatcgattttgctgacaatcggagaaatacagaggctgattacatctgcacagatcctgaagaccagtgtgaagtgtctgacattgtgtacagtttaatacatcacaagctgctcccaggatgttcagtgctcgtgaccagccgccccactgaaTTACAtgtattggaaaaggctgagatcagtgtttgggctgaaatcctgggatttgttggtgaggaacggaaggaatatttcaacaagttttttgaagatcagtcggtggcagcagctgttttcaaacatgtggaggagaacgagatcctgtacaccatgtgttacaacccttcctactgctggatcctcggtctgtcactgggtcccttcttcacacaaagagacaggaaacagcagaaagttcccaagaccatcacccaactatattcctactatatttataacattctgaaaaaccatggccgagagattgaatccccccgtgatgtgttactgaagatcggtgagatggcctacacaggagtctccgagaagaagattgtgtttagaggtggagatttgatcaagtacaatctgcaaccttcccagttcctgtctgggttcatgatggaacttttggggagagatgattctgcccagagtgtggttcacacattcccgcacctcaccatccaagagtttgtagccgcactcgcacaattcctgactccagatccaggggacatccggaaactcctcagtgaagcccacaacAAGGAtgatgggcgatttgagatatttctccgttttgttgctgggctctcctcctcacagtcagctcggcccctggaggagtttctgggtccatttcttcatcaaacaatctgcagagtgattgactgggtgaaggagatgATTGAAGGACAGATTAGAAAGAGCGGTAGTAAAACTGGTAAAAGGAACCTCCTGAACACactccactacctgtttgagtctcagaatacaGCACTGGCTCGGgccacagtgggatctgtggaaacacttacaTTTGGAGACAGGGAAGCAGAGTGCACATTGcaactgaccccgattgactgtgcggtgctctctcatgtcattggactctgtgatacaataaaatACCTCGATCTAGAGTACTGctccattcagtgtgaaggattccagcggctgggacccggactgcacaaatgccaggtgttgaggtaactgtttatttgtctctaactgtttgGCTAATCGTAgaacagtcacggattgtattgttgctccgtaatgaagggaaacaaacagttcagttaaaccagagagaagcagattcaacacaaatatgacaaatgataagatgatcggttagtaattccctgaggactggagaatctaaaatggatccttgtgaacaagtggggattttacagtctttatcggatcagtaaatacaggtcactgaaagagtctgataatttaattgcaataaatgatatttgttgctgtttttctcactgcctgagtTACGCCCATTGAAgaggctccttctcactgttacttacactgagaccgacactaactgcagcagtccgtgtgtcggagcatcccaccctcttaccgaggtgtgggggcaagtgaccgtcaccggactgtcaacgtgtgtaggagagggaagcagaaacaccaaaaattcagtaacaaagagcaaaacacagctttcgggcagtcaaccgccagtgggcgagctgagctttccccgcaggacgTCGGTCCattatcttaactcatcaatgacacagcccttcacactctccaatacatccaccatctcttcatccagctggcagcactcgtgcctctgagtcagaaggtcgtggattcaggcccctcgctcattaatccaggccgacacttcagtgggatTTAGGAGCTGAAATCTGCCGGTAAAAATGTTCaaatctaatgggttgtgagggaTTAGCCCAGGAGTGCAGACACATACCGGCCAGCGGTGTGGCCCCACACACAGCGGGAGGTTCCTGGGTTAACGAGAGGCAGTGAACccgggaatttcccataatctgccccctgtttgtgaggccccgctcggggacggaacttcagaaaattccccaCAAATTGTCGGGCCCGTTTCACCTGAAATAAATGTAGAGCCAGTTGAATgggaataaagtgagagactcccctcccctataaactaggagtaaagggacatttaaaacttgtaacaggacggaataaactctccttgttacatgaaatcctgtgggacggattttacagccgtttcacaatataactcaccccgagatattacacagattaatataatactgcataaagtacagggaatcaccgctttatcatttaattcaggGAAAATCGATGGattcccataaaatctgggatttgagaagcagcagaaatgagacaaTTTCGCCAAACTTGACGGGATCGGCCACTGAtctccaggagggtaattctgatcatcaggaaatgagaccggactgagggacatttataggcttcacacagacaacactttatttaataaatacatttactgacagtccctgaatatatggggAGCTGGGcagagtgagattcattgtcagtgacagggaaatctggttattaatttccagAAGATTTTTCAATTGTTTCCTGCAATATCAGAGATAAATTG
Protein-coding regions in this window:
- the LOC137313359 gene encoding NACHT, LRR and PYD domains-containing protein 3-like isoform X2, which codes for MAEGSNRGGDPTSSTRMRMDTDPNPAITEFLTKCDDYLLFQLTKFYRDRLEQAIEEGVDGVSSLLTYERHFSGQEHRKVTELAVKGNRADSSKLLLNLVMEKGSQARRVMWESFLKMHRLPKLVKILKEMQKLGPDPFDYMDIGRGLSEIPSHLKDVQQKHKETLRVQTETLKVNTILIKEKVKIFQLVTLYTELTVISTVRDRTLVEHELLARGRDHEEWREKHLRRELEKIRTDQLFQSSFSQRKSKSGSTAAVSGVAGIGKTTMVQKIVYDWATGKIYPHLQFVFSFKFRDLNAINCRINLRNLILDLYPYFGNILGELWKNPEGLLFIFDGLDEFKDSIDFADNRRNTEADYICTDPEDQCEVSDIVYSLIHHKLLPGCSVLVTSRPTELHVLEKAEISVWAEILGFVGEERKEYFNKFFEDQSVAAAVFKHVEENEILYTMCYNPSYCWILGLSLGPFFTQRDRKQQKVPKTITQLYSYYIYNILKNHGREIESPRDVLLKIGEMAYTGVSEKKIVFRGGDLIKYNLQPSQFLSGFMMELLGRDDSAQSVVHTFPHLTIQEFVAALAQFLTPDPGDIRKLLSEAHNKDDGRFEIFLRFVAGLSSSQSARPLEEFLGPFLHQTICRVIDWVKEMIEGQIRKSGSKTGKRNLLNTLHYLFESQNTALARATVGSVETLTFGDREAECTLQLTPIDCAVLSHVIGLCDTIKYLDLEYCSIQCEGFQRLGPGLHKCQVLRLGANKLRDSGVKLLSAALRNPDCKILRLWLWDNGLTASCTEDLSSALSTNRSLTALNVGCNNLGDSGVKLLSAALRNPDCKIQELDISDNRLTDSCAEDLYSALRTNRSLTWLNLRTNSFTDQSVPALRSLILTCRSLEWIQ
- the LOC137313359 gene encoding NACHT, LRR and PYD domains-containing protein 3-like isoform X1, which encodes MAEGSNRGGDPTSSTRMRMDTDPNPAITEFLTKCDDYLLFQLTKFYRDRLEQAIEEGVDGVSSLLTYERHFSGQEHRKVTELAVKGNRADSSKLLLNLVMEKGSQARRVMWESFLKMHRLPKLVKILKEMQKLGPDPFDYMDIGRGLSEIPSHLKDVQQKHKETLRVQTETLKVNTILIKEKVKIFQLVTLYTELTVISTVRDRTLVEHELLARGRDHEEWREKHLRRELEKIRTDQLFQSSFSQRKSKSGSTAAVSGVAGIGKTTMVQKIVYDWATGKIYPHLQFVFSFKFRDLNAINCRINLRNLILDLYPYFGNILGELWKNPEGLLFIFDGLDEFKDSIDFADNRRNTEADYICTDPEDQCEVSDIVYSLIHHKLLPGCSVLVTSRPTELHVLEKAEISVWAEILGFVGEERKEYFNKFFEDQSVAAAVFKHVEENEILYTMCYNPSYCWILGLSLGPFFTQRDRKQQKVPKTITQLYSYYIYNILKNHGREIESPRDVLLKIGEMAYTGVSEKKIVFRGGDLIKYNLQPSQFLSGFMMELLGRDDSAQSVVHTFPHLTIQEFVAALAQFLTPDPGDIRKLLSEAHNKDDGRFEIFLRFVAGLSSSQSARPLEEFLGPFLHQTICRVIDWVKEMIEGQIRKSGSKTGKRNLLNTLHYLFESQNTALARATVGSVETLTFGDREAECTLQLTPIDCAVLSHVIGLCDTIKYLDLEYCSIQCEGFQRLGPGLHKCQVLRLGANKLRDSGVKLLSAALRNPDCKILRLWLWDNGLTASCTEDLSSALSTNRSLTALNVGCNNLGDSGVKLLSAALRNPDCKIQELDISDNRLTDSCAEDLYSALRTNRSLTWLNLRTNSFTDQSVPALRSLILTCRSLEWIQLVENQFSPNGKRHLESLRESRHRLSVVV